Proteins from a single region of Peromyscus eremicus chromosome 9, PerEre_H2_v1, whole genome shotgun sequence:
- the Arf4 gene encoding ADP-ribosylation factor 4 codes for MGLTISSLFSRLFGKKQMRILMVGLDAAGKTTILYKLKLGEIVTTIPTIGFNVETVEYKNICFTVWDVGGQDKIRPLWRHYFQNTQGLIFVVDSNDRERIQEGAAVLQKMLLEDELQDAVLLLFANKQDLPNAMAISEMTDKLGLQSLRNRTWYVQATCATQGTGLYEGLDWLSNELSKR; via the exons ATGGGCCTCAccatctcctccctcttctctcgcCTCTTCGGCAAGAAGCAGATGCGCATTTTGATGG TTGGATTGGATGCGGCTGGCAAGACGACAATTCTGTATAAACTGAAATTAGGGGAGATAGTCACCACCATTCCCACCATTG GTTTTAATGTGGAAACAGTGGAATATAAGAACATTTGTTTCACAGTATGGGATGTTGGTGGTCAAGATAAAATTAGGCCTCTCTGGAGGCATTACTTCCAGAATACCCAG GGTCTTATTTTTGTGGTAGATAGCAATGATCGAGAAAGAATTCAGGAAGGAGCAGCTGTGCTGCAGAAAATG CTTCTGGAAGATGAGCTGCAGGATGCAGTGCTGCTGCTGTTCGCAAACAAACAGGATTTGCCAAATGCTATGGCCATCAGTGAGATGACAGATAAGTTAGGTCTTCAGTCTCTCCGTAACAGAACA TGGTATGTTCAAGCCACTTGTGCTACACAAGGAACTGGTCTGTATGAGGGACTCGATTGGCTGTCAAATGAACTTTCAAAACGTTAA
- the Pde12 gene encoding 2',5'-phosphodiesterase 12 — MWRLPGRAALRRARSVVEPCSRAEAATDETVRAMERAVVRCVPSEPKLSLSFALADGSHKNMQRDQSEPLGRALSRIATNALKGHAKVAAAKKNRKNRAHSSGGAACAATGPEPAAACEPVVKLYYREEAVAEDVLNVDAWQDGAVLQIGDVKYKVERNPPAFTELQLPRYIMAGFPVCPKLSLEFGDSASSVFRWYKEVRPGAAEPGDSGLASSSHALPSSAWTETGVDERVYTPCNADIGLRLKLRCTPGNGQRFGPSRELESVCPVEAGPGTCTFDHRHLYTKKVTEDSFIRTVSYNILADTYAQTEFSRTVLYPYCAPYALELDYRQNLIQKELTGYNADLICLQEVDRAVFSDSLVPALEAFGLEGVFRIKQHEGLATFYRKSKFTLLSQHDISFQEALESDPLHKELLERLALNPLAQEKVLQRSSVLQISVLQSTKDSSKKICVANTHLYWHPKGGYIRLIQMAVALVHIRHVSCDLYPGIPVIFCGDFNSTPSTGMYHFVINGSITEDHEDWASNGEEERCNMSLTHLFKLKSACGEPAYTNYVGGFHGCLDYIFIDLNALEVEQVIPLPSHEEVTTHQALPSVSHPSDHIALVCDLKWK, encoded by the exons ATGTGGAGGCTCCCAGGCCGCGCCGCGCTTCGTCGGGCCCGGTCGGTGGTGGAGCCGTGCAGCCGGGCCGAGGCAGCGACCGACGAGACGGTGCGCGCCATGGAGCGCGCTGTGGTGCGCTGTGTGCCCTCGGAGCCCAAGCTCAGCCTGTCGTTCGCGCTGGCCGACGGCAGCCACAAGAACATGCAGCGCGACCAGAGCGAGCCCCTGGGCCGGGCCCTCAGCCGGATCGCTACCAACGCCCTGAAGGGCCACGCTAAGGTCGCCGCTGCCAAGAAGAACAGGAAGAACCGGGCCCACTCGAGCGGCGGCGCGGCCTGCGCGGCGACGGGGCCCGAGCCGGCCGCGGCCTGCGAGCCGGTGGTGAAGCTCTACTACCGAGAGGAGGCCGTGGCGGAGGATGTGCTCAACGTGGATGCCTGGCAGGACGGCGCGGTGCTGCAGATCGGCGACGTCAAGTACAAGGTAGAGCGCAACCCGCCTGCCTTCACGGAGCTGCAGTTGCCGCGCTACATCATGGCCGGCTTCCCGGTGTGCCCGAAGCTCAGCCTGGAATTTGGGGATTCCGCCAGCTCCGTCTTCCGCTGGTACAAAGAAGTCCGACCCGGTGCGGCAGAGCCCGGGGACAGCGGCCTCGCGTCCTCGTCTCACGCTTTGCCGTCTTCCGCTTGGACCGAGACGGGCGTCGACGAGCGCGTCTACACCCCGTGCAATGCCGACATCGGGCTCCGGCTCAAGCTCCGCTGCACCCCGGGCAATGGGCAGCGCTTCGGGCCAAGCCGCGAGCTGGAAAGCGTGTGTCCGGTGGAGGCCGGGCCTGGCACCTGCACTTTCGACCACCGACATCTGTACACCAAGAAGGTGACGGAGGACTCCTTCATCCGTACTGTCTCCTACAACATCCTGGCAGACACGTACGCCCAGACTGAGTTCTCTCGGACAGTCCTGTACCCGTACTGTGCCCCCTACGCCCTGGAGCTTGACTACCGCCAGAACCTTATCCAGAAGGAGCTCACGGGCTACAACGCAGACCTCATCTGTTTGCAGGAGGTGGACCGCGCAGTGTTCTCCGACAGCTTGGTACCGGCCCTGGAGGCCTTCGGGCTGGAGGGCGTGTTTCGAATCAAACAGCACGAAGGCCTGGCCACTTTCTACCGGAAGTCAAAGTTTACCCTCCTTAGCCAACACGACATTTCTTTTCAAGAAGCCTTGGAGTCGGACCCCCTGCACAAAGAACTACTAGAGAGACTGGCTTTGAACCCTCTAGCGCAGGAGAAGGTACTCCAGAGATCGTCTGTCCTTCAG ATTTCAGTTCTTCAGTCTACAAAGGACTCTTCTAAAAAGATATGTGTTGCTAATACCCATCTCTACTGGCACCCAAAAG GTGGATACATTCGTCTGATTCAAATGGCAGTAGCTTTGGTTCACATTAGACATGTTTCATGTGACCTGTATCCTGGCATACCAGTTATATTTTGTGGAGACTTTAATAGTACACCATCAACAGGAATGTATCATTTTGTCATCAATGGCAGCATTACAGAGGATCATGAAGACTGGGCTTCCAATGGGGAAGAGGAAAGATGCAACATGTCTCTCACACACCTTTTCAAACTGAAAAGTGCTTGTGGTGAACCTGCTTACACAAATTATGTTGGTGGCTTTCACGGATGTCTAGATTACATTTTCATTGACTTAAATGCTTTAGAGGTTGAACAGGTGATACCGTTACCTAGTCATGAAGAAGTTACCACCCACCAGGCCTTACCTAGTGTTTCTCATCCTTCTGATCACATAGCACTGGTATGTgatttaaaatggaaatag